In a genomic window of Leisingera caerulea DSM 24564:
- a CDS encoding Y-family DNA polymerase, translating into MPHRRILSLWFPRLGAERILRAERGGIDGPLAVAEEVSNTQVISALNAAALAEGLQPGQPLRDAHAMCAGLTVRPRNPAAEAAFLAALRRWAGKFSPWVAEAERDGLTIDLTGCAHLFGSEAALMEAAGRDCAEMGLSVQMGLADTLGAAWALARYAGEEAAPDRSGDAIDQEARATRARAQKRSPGQGAKRRHWTRGGAAPQLQAPPPQMGRIAEPGQAYCALAPLPVAALRLDSATVAQLNRLGLRRIGDLLGQPRASLARRFGRGLVLRLDQAMGSAPEPVSPARSPDHFAVRLTLPEPIGLMEDLLAGIDRMLPRLCARLEARGKGARSLRLEAHRCDQEMEAVAIGLARASRDPARIRPLLEMKLEQIDAGYGIDMLRLEVLQAEAIHARTPAGHAEAGAAARARQEDGAALEDLIGRIGARLGLEAVTRYHPAESHIPEKTFTVQAAAWSEPAAGDWPLPPRPRPLLIWQPELVHAPDRPEVPERFRWRGRDWELAEAEGPERIAPEWWLEDPNWRSGVRDYWTVVTACGARLWLFFAHGGALSPGWFCHGSFA; encoded by the coding sequence ATGCCCCACCGCCGCATTCTTTCGCTTTGGTTTCCGCGCCTTGGGGCGGAGCGTATCCTGCGGGCAGAGCGCGGCGGCATTGACGGGCCGCTGGCCGTTGCCGAGGAAGTTTCCAACACGCAGGTTATTTCCGCGTTAAACGCCGCCGCTTTGGCAGAGGGGCTGCAGCCGGGCCAGCCGCTGCGCGATGCCCATGCGATGTGCGCCGGCCTGACGGTGCGGCCGCGCAACCCGGCGGCGGAGGCGGCATTCCTGGCCGCGCTGAGGCGCTGGGCGGGCAAGTTCAGCCCCTGGGTGGCGGAGGCGGAGCGCGACGGGCTGACCATCGACCTTACCGGCTGCGCGCATCTGTTCGGGAGCGAGGCGGCGCTGATGGAGGCGGCGGGGCGCGATTGCGCGGAAATGGGGCTGAGCGTGCAGATGGGGCTGGCCGATACCCTGGGCGCGGCCTGGGCGCTGGCGCGTTACGCGGGCGAGGAGGCGGCGCCGGACCGCAGCGGCGACGCCATCGACCAGGAGGCCCGCGCCACCCGCGCCCGGGCGCAGAAGCGCAGCCCGGGGCAAGGCGCCAAGCGCCGCCACTGGACCCGCGGCGGCGCCGCGCCGCAGCTGCAGGCGCCGCCGCCGCAGATGGGGCGGATTGCCGAACCCGGGCAGGCCTATTGCGCGCTGGCGCCGCTGCCGGTGGCGGCGCTGCGGCTGGACAGCGCCACGGTGGCGCAGCTGAACCGGCTGGGCCTCCGGCGGATCGGCGATCTGCTGGGGCAGCCGCGGGCCAGTCTGGCGCGCCGGTTCGGGCGCGGGCTGGTCTTGCGGCTGGATCAGGCGATGGGCAGCGCGCCGGAGCCGGTTTCGCCCGCGCGCAGCCCGGATCATTTCGCGGTGCGGCTGACCCTGCCTGAGCCGATCGGGCTGATGGAGGATCTGCTGGCGGGCATCGACCGGATGCTGCCGCGGCTGTGTGCCCGGCTGGAGGCGCGCGGCAAGGGCGCGCGCAGCCTGCGGCTGGAGGCGCACCGCTGCGATCAGGAAATGGAGGCGGTGGCCATCGGTCTGGCCCGTGCCAGCCGCGACCCCGCCCGCATCCGGCCCCTGCTGGAGATGAAGCTGGAGCAGATTGATGCGGGCTATGGCATCGACATGCTGCGGCTGGAGGTGCTGCAGGCAGAGGCCATCCACGCCCGCACGCCCGCGGGCCATGCCGAAGCGGGCGCCGCGGCGCGGGCGCGGCAGGAGGATGGCGCGGCGCTGGAGGATCTGATCGGCCGTATCGGCGCGCGGCTGGGGCTGGAGGCGGTCACCCGCTATCACCCGGCGGAGAGCCACATTCCGGAAAAGACCTTTACCGTGCAGGCCGCCGCCTGGTCGGAGCCCGCGGCTGGGGACTGGCCGTTGCCGCCGCGGCCGCGGCCGCTGCTGATCTGGCAGCCCGAGCTGGTCCATGCGCCGGACCGGCCTGAGGTGCCGGAGCGCTTCCGCTGGCGCGGCCGCGACTGGGAGCTGGCAGAGGCTGAAGGCCCGGAGCGGATTGCCCCGGAATGGTGGCTGGAAGACCCCAACTGGCGCAGCGGCGTGCGCGATTACTGGACCGTGGTCACCGCCTGCGGCGCGCGGCTGTGGCTGTTCTTTGCCCATGGCGGCGCGCTGTCGCCGGGCTGGTTCTGCCATGGCTCGTTTGCGTGA
- a CDS encoding c-type cytochrome — MTSFRLHKAAALLVVIIALAIGSTAPVTARDSSHSKHVTKRIALMTSQKAAMDVLTGMTAGRSTFDRSQARAARKQLIRSTGSIRKHFRKPQLDPRSNARPLIWHAWKDFKTRAETAKAAAKDLNTRSLSGLRRTLPGLMQSCLSCHETYRSTPNSFTTH, encoded by the coding sequence GTGACATCTTTCCGCCTGCACAAAGCCGCGGCCCTGCTCGTGGTGATCATAGCGCTGGCCATCGGCAGCACCGCCCCGGTAACCGCCCGGGACAGCAGCCACAGCAAGCATGTGACCAAGCGGATCGCGCTGATGACCTCGCAAAAGGCCGCCATGGATGTGCTGACCGGCATGACTGCCGGGCGCAGCACCTTTGACCGCAGCCAGGCGCGCGCGGCGCGCAAGCAGCTGATCCGGTCCACCGGCAGCATCCGCAAGCACTTCCGCAAGCCGCAGCTGGACCCGCGGTCCAACGCCCGGCCGCTGATCTGGCACGCGTGGAAGGATTTCAAGACCCGCGCCGAAACTGCCAAAGCCGCGGCCAAGGACCTCAACACCCGCTCGCTCAGCGGCCTGCGCCGCACCCTGCCCGGCCTGATGCAAAGCTGTCTCAGCTGCCACGAAACCTATCGCAGCACGCCCAACAGCTTCACAACACACTGA
- a CDS encoding TetR/AcrR family transcriptional regulator, protein MNQQASVLRTGRKFDQVLEGAREVFLADGFEGASVDNIARAAGVSKATLYSYFPDKRVLFMEVVRSACVQQADASLELAPGTRGPQEVLRAAAERVHGVLLGGFSLQLFRIFVAEADRFPELGPMFYESGPMTLHGEIQAYMEAAAARGELKIEDADLAAAQFIELCKADIFLRFLFKIDTEFTEAERERVISGAIDTFMARFGA, encoded by the coding sequence ATGAACCAGCAAGCCAGCGTCCTGCGCACCGGCCGGAAATTCGACCAGGTCCTGGAGGGCGCGCGCGAGGTTTTCCTGGCGGATGGGTTCGAAGGCGCCAGCGTCGACAATATCGCCAGGGCGGCGGGGGTGTCCAAGGCGACGCTCTACAGCTATTTCCCCGACAAGCGGGTGCTGTTCATGGAGGTGGTGCGCTCTGCCTGTGTGCAGCAGGCGGACGCGTCGCTGGAGCTGGCGCCGGGCACCCGCGGGCCGCAGGAGGTGCTGCGGGCGGCGGCGGAGCGGGTGCACGGGGTGCTGCTGGGCGGCTTCAGCCTGCAGCTGTTCCGCATTTTCGTGGCCGAGGCCGACCGGTTCCCGGAGCTGGGGCCGATGTTCTACGAAAGCGGCCCGATGACGCTGCACGGGGAGATCCAGGCCTATATGGAGGCCGCTGCGGCGCGCGGCGAGCTGAAGATCGAGGATGCCGACCTGGCCGCCGCGCAGTTCATCGAGCTGTGCAAGGCGGATATCTTTCTGCGGTTCCTGTTCAAGATCGACACTGAATTCACCGAAGCCGAGCGCGAGCGGGTGATCAGCGGCGCCATCGACACCTTCATGGCCCGGTTCGGCGCCTGA
- a CDS encoding ArsR/SmtB family transcription factor: MITPRFDILGQAIADASRTQMLCELMEGRAYTNKELAAAAGVTPQTASAHLRLLQDAGLVVAEKRGRCVYHRLAGAEVAHALEQLAAIAPADSLHRAQQRKAGGLAQLRSCYDHLAGPLAVAMTGAFLDRGMLVEQQGAFCAVPTGEWLKLGVVLPERPGRQPFARPCLDWTERKLHVAGPMGRQILDHALTSGWVKRHRHKRGLMLTAPGRVALEQILGLHCGALAEA; this comes from the coding sequence ATGATCACACCGCGTTTCGACATTCTGGGCCAGGCGATTGCCGACGCCAGCCGCACGCAGATGCTGTGCGAGCTGATGGAGGGCCGCGCCTATACCAACAAGGAGCTGGCGGCGGCTGCGGGCGTGACGCCGCAGACCGCCTCGGCGCATTTGCGGCTGCTGCAGGATGCAGGGCTGGTGGTGGCGGAAAAGCGCGGCCGCTGCGTTTATCACCGGCTGGCAGGCGCGGAAGTGGCCCATGCGCTGGAGCAGCTGGCCGCGATTGCGCCTGCGGACAGCCTGCACCGCGCCCAGCAGCGCAAGGCGGGCGGGCTGGCGCAGCTGCGCAGCTGTTATGACCATCTGGCAGGCCCGCTGGCGGTGGCGATGACCGGCGCGTTCCTGGACCGCGGCATGCTGGTGGAGCAACAGGGGGCTTTCTGCGCCGTGCCGACCGGGGAGTGGCTGAAACTGGGCGTGGTGCTGCCGGAGCGGCCGGGCCGCCAGCCTTTTGCCCGGCCCTGCCTGGACTGGACCGAACGCAAGCTGCATGTGGCCGGGCCGATGGGGCGGCAGATCCTGGATCACGCGCTGACGAGCGGCTGGGTCAAGCGGCACCGGCACAAGCGCGGACTGATGCTGACGGCACCGGGGCGGGTGGCGCTGGAGCAGATTCTGGGCCTGCACTGCGGCGCGCTGGCGGAGGCCTGA
- the mbfA gene encoding iron exporter MbfA has translation MRFFTQRKHFSDLTGQEILALAIASEEDDARIYRSYAARLRADYPATAAMFDGMAAEEDEHRARLIALHEDRFGPAIPLIRREHVAGYYARRPVWLMENLSLDRIRDEARAMERDAERFYTAAAARTRDAATRKLLGDLAAAEAGHQARAGELQEAHLDDGTRDDEDRAAHRQFVLTWVQPGLAGLMDGSVSTLAPIFATAFATQDTWTTFLVGMAASVGAGISMGFTEAASDDGELSGRGSPIKRGLASGIMTTVGGLGHALPYLIPEFWTATTLALLIVFVELWAIAWIQNKFMQTPFWRATMQVVLGGALVLGAGALIGSG, from the coding sequence ATGCGGTTTTTCACTCAGCGCAAGCACTTTTCCGACCTCACCGGGCAGGAGATCCTGGCCCTTGCAATTGCCTCCGAGGAGGACGATGCGCGCATCTACCGCAGCTATGCGGCGCGGCTGCGGGCGGACTACCCGGCGACCGCAGCGATGTTCGACGGCATGGCCGCGGAAGAGGATGAGCACCGCGCCCGGCTGATTGCCCTGCACGAGGATCGGTTCGGCCCGGCGATCCCGCTGATCCGGCGCGAGCATGTGGCAGGCTATTATGCCCGCCGCCCGGTCTGGCTGATGGAAAACCTGAGCCTCGACCGCATCCGCGACGAGGCCCGCGCGATGGAGCGCGACGCCGAGCGTTTCTACACCGCCGCTGCCGCCCGCACCCGGGACGCCGCCACCCGCAAGCTCTTGGGCGATCTGGCCGCCGCCGAGGCCGGCCACCAGGCCCGCGCCGGTGAGTTGCAGGAGGCGCATCTGGACGACGGCACCCGCGACGATGAGGACCGTGCCGCCCACCGCCAGTTCGTGCTGACCTGGGTGCAGCCGGGGCTGGCCGGGCTGATGGACGGCTCTGTCTCCACCCTGGCGCCGATCTTCGCCACCGCCTTTGCCACCCAGGACACCTGGACCACCTTCCTGGTCGGCATGGCGGCCTCGGTCGGCGCCGGCATCTCGATGGGCTTCACCGAGGCCGCCTCGGATGACGGCGAGCTTTCGGGCCGCGGCTCTCCCATCAAACGCGGCCTGGCCTCCGGCATCATGACCACCGTGGGCGGCCTGGGTCACGCCCTGCCCTATCTGATCCCGGAATTCTGGACCGCCACCACGCTGGCGCTGCTGATCGTCTTTGTGGAGCTTTGGGCCATCGCCTGGATCCAGAACAAGTTCATGCAAACCCCGTTCTGGCGCGCCACCATGCAGGTGGTGCTGGGCGGTGCCCTGGTGCTGGGCGCAGGCGCCCTGATCGGCAGCGGCTAG
- a CDS encoding AEC family transporter, translating into MAEIFFRTLPFFAIIGLGYWAGRSRFFTEEATAYLTRFVFYFPLSAMIFGFAANLSFAEVFDPTLILGYLAGTLAVYLLVTAVAMARGLDMPTAAVEAQCAAIGNVGFLGLPMMAILFGPASVAPMMVVLSVDLVVFSSLIVILINAGRGNGLGMATLKLVGLGLLKNPMILSIVAGLAWSASALPIPEPANDFLTILGGAATPGALFAIGASLASKSAERIRISGWLSFAKLVLHPACVAIAVLWLIPAAPFSAAVAIAAASLPVAGNVYMLAQHYGVAPHRASAAIFISTVLSIVTVPAVIAWVS; encoded by the coding sequence ATGGCCGAGATCTTCTTCCGCACCCTGCCCTTCTTTGCAATCATCGGCCTTGGCTACTGGGCCGGGCGCAGCCGTTTCTTCACCGAAGAGGCCACCGCGTATCTCACCCGCTTTGTCTTCTACTTTCCGCTGTCAGCGATGATCTTCGGCTTCGCCGCCAACCTGTCCTTTGCCGAGGTCTTCGACCCCACGCTGATCCTCGGCTACCTGGCCGGCACGCTGGCGGTCTACCTGCTGGTGACAGCTGTCGCCATGGCCCGCGGGCTGGACATGCCCACCGCGGCGGTGGAGGCGCAATGCGCCGCCATCGGCAATGTCGGCTTTCTCGGCCTGCCGATGATGGCGATCCTGTTCGGCCCGGCCTCAGTTGCGCCGATGATGGTGGTGCTCAGCGTCGATCTGGTGGTGTTCTCCTCGCTGATCGTCATTCTGATCAACGCCGGCCGCGGCAACGGGCTGGGGATGGCAACGCTGAAACTGGTGGGGTTGGGCCTGCTGAAAAACCCGATGATCCTGTCCATCGTTGCCGGTCTTGCCTGGTCGGCCTCGGCGCTGCCGATCCCGGAACCCGCAAATGATTTCCTCACCATCCTCGGCGGCGCCGCCACCCCCGGTGCGCTGTTTGCCATCGGCGCCTCGCTCGCTTCGAAATCGGCCGAACGGATCCGGATCTCCGGCTGGCTCAGCTTTGCCAAGCTTGTGCTGCATCCGGCCTGCGTCGCCATCGCCGTGCTGTGGCTGATCCCGGCGGCGCCGTTCTCCGCCGCCGTCGCCATCGCCGCCGCATCGCTGCCGGTGGCGGGCAATGTCTACATGCTGGCGCAGCACTACGGCGTGGCCCCGCACCGGGCCTCTGCCGCCATCTTCATCTCCACCGTGCTGTCGATTGTCACCGTGCCGGCAGTGATCGCCTGGGTCTCCTGA
- the fghA gene encoding S-formylglutathione hydrolase has protein sequence METVSENRAFGGTQGVYKHASTATGGDMTFGLFLPEEAKDGPVPVLWHLSGLTCTHENAMTKAGAQAWCAEQGIAIVFPDTSPRGEGVADDEAYDLGQGAGFYVNATQDPWAPHFRMWDYLAEELPALLGENFAIDLDRQAITGHSMGGHGALTLAMNLPGRYKSVSAFAPISNPTQSDWGRKQLSAYLGDDEANWAKHDATLLMRDKGFDGPILIDTGTSDQFIDLLKPEALAHAVAERRQQATLRMQPGYDHSYFFVSTFMEEHVSFHADALYQN, from the coding sequence ATGGAAACCGTTTCCGAGAACCGTGCCTTTGGCGGCACCCAGGGCGTCTACAAACACGCCAGCACCGCCACCGGCGGCGATATGACATTCGGCCTGTTCCTGCCGGAGGAGGCCAAGGACGGCCCGGTGCCGGTGCTGTGGCATCTGTCGGGCCTCACCTGCACCCATGAAAACGCCATGACCAAGGCGGGCGCCCAGGCCTGGTGCGCCGAGCAGGGCATCGCCATCGTCTTCCCCGACACCTCGCCCCGCGGCGAGGGCGTGGCCGATGACGAGGCCTATGACCTGGGCCAGGGCGCGGGCTTTTACGTGAACGCCACCCAGGACCCCTGGGCGCCGCATTTCCGCATGTGGGACTACTTGGCCGAGGAACTGCCCGCGCTGCTGGGCGAAAACTTCGCCATCGACCTGGACCGCCAGGCGATCACCGGCCATTCCATGGGCGGCCACGGCGCGCTGACGCTGGCGATGAACCTGCCGGGCCGCTACAAATCGGTCTCCGCCTTCGCACCGATCTCCAACCCGACCCAGTCCGACTGGGGCCGCAAGCAGCTGAGCGCCTACCTGGGCGATGACGAGGCAAACTGGGCCAAGCACGACGCCACCCTCCTGATGCGCGACAAAGGCTTCGACGGCCCGATCCTGATCGACACCGGCACCTCCGACCAGTTTATCGATCTCCTGAAGCCCGAGGCGCTGGCCCACGCCGTGGCCGAACGCCGCCAGCAGGCCACCCTGCGGATGCAGCCGGGCTATGACCACAGCTATTTCTTCGTGTCGACCTTCATGGAGGAGCATGTCTCCTTCCACGCCGACGCGCTGTACCAGAACTAA